From a region of the Qipengyuania spongiae genome:
- a CDS encoding ATP synthase F1 subunit epsilon yields MALHFELVTPAKLVRSEDVYMVVVPGTEGEFGVLEGHAPFMSTIRDGEVKIYARDGATPETIMVRGGFAEVGDKGLTVLAEHVEG; encoded by the coding sequence ATGGCCCTGCATTTCGAACTCGTCACGCCGGCCAAGCTGGTCCGCTCCGAGGATGTCTACATGGTGGTCGTCCCGGGAACGGAAGGCGAGTTCGGCGTGCTCGAAGGACACGCGCCCTTCATGTCGACCATCCGCGATGGCGAAGTGAAGATCTACGCCCGCGACGGCGCGACGCCCGAGACCATCATGGTTCGCGGCGGGTTTGCCGAGGTGGGCGACAAGGGGCTGACCGTTCTCGCCGAACACGTCGAGGGCTGA